The following proteins are co-located in the Longimicrobium sp. genome:
- a CDS encoding HAD family hydrolase, with amino-acid sequence MTSSRAPAAILFDLDGTLIDTYHLYLECYRRALEPHLGYAPTDKEIIGRNPVSERRFLVDWLGEKRGEACHAEMRELYGEMYYLKGEGTYDGVVEMLSALKSAGYPMGIVTGKGREAWHVTHIYSDLSYFDVVVTDDDVHAPKPDPSGLLAAAAALGVEPADTIYIGDSTSDLKAGRNAGMRIGAALWPKTAPGEKDTFLHAIEAMTPDWTFEHPSDITRAFAMWC; translated from the coding sequence GTGACATCCTCCCGTGCCCCCGCGGCCATCCTGTTCGACCTGGATGGCACGCTGATCGACACGTATCACCTGTACCTGGAGTGCTACCGCCGCGCGCTGGAGCCGCACCTGGGCTACGCGCCCACGGACAAGGAGATCATCGGGCGAAATCCCGTCTCCGAGCGGCGCTTCCTGGTGGACTGGCTCGGCGAGAAGCGCGGAGAGGCCTGCCACGCGGAGATGCGGGAGCTGTACGGCGAGATGTACTACCTGAAGGGCGAGGGCACCTACGACGGCGTTGTCGAGATGCTGTCTGCCCTGAAATCCGCAGGGTACCCGATGGGGATCGTCACCGGAAAGGGGCGCGAGGCGTGGCACGTCACGCACATCTACTCCGACCTGAGCTACTTCGACGTGGTGGTCACCGACGACGACGTGCACGCGCCCAAGCCCGACCCGTCCGGCCTGCTCGCGGCCGCCGCGGCGCTGGGTGTAGAGCCGGCTGACACGATCTACATCGGCGATTCCACCAGCGACTTGAAGGCCGGGCGCAACGCGGGGATGAGGATCGGCGCGGCGCTGTGGCCCAAGACCGCGCCGGGGGAGAAGGATACCTTTCTGCACGCCATCGAGGCGATGACGCCCGACTGGACCTTCGAGCACCCGTCCGACATCACCCGCGCGTTCGCCATGTGGTGCTGA
- a CDS encoding PDZ domain-containing protein: MRISIAAAALSIAFAHPARAQQPAPVPAAPAADSQGVRNPRPPAGTLGLALRIFPNARPFVASVTPKSPAAAAGFMVDDVVLSIDGRDSLERPLFPGLAPGRAYTVRVKRGDEERELRIVAAAPPAAP; the protein is encoded by the coding sequence GTGAGAATCAGCATCGCCGCAGCCGCGCTGTCCATTGCGTTCGCGCACCCGGCTCGCGCGCAGCAGCCAGCACCGGTGCCGGCCGCGCCCGCCGCCGACTCGCAGGGCGTCCGGAACCCGCGGCCACCGGCGGGAACCCTTGGCCTGGCACTTCGCATCTTCCCCAACGCGCGGCCGTTCGTGGCCTCCGTGACCCCGAAGTCCCCGGCGGCCGCGGCAGGGTTCATGGTGGACGACGTGGTGCTCTCCATTGACGGACGCGACAGCCTGGAGCGTCCCCTGTTTCCGGGGCTGGCGCCGGGGCGCGCGTACACCGTCCGCGTGAAGCGGGGCGACGAGGAGCGCGAACTGCGGATCGTCGCCGCGGCGCCTCCCGCCGCGCCGTAA